One genomic region from bacterium encodes:
- a CDS encoding S41 family peptidase, translated as MNKNILRFLGLTVVCLLIGIAFTRVGDNEAFPQDNIRADLDRFVEVFAYVKRYYVEPVESDKLITGAIEGLLAKLDPHSVYIPKKSLEKVNEQFEGSFEGIGIEFIVLNKVLTVVSPIPGGPSEAVGLLPGDQIVRIDGVSAYGITEDEVFKKLRGPKGSRVKVTVARANLADPFDVEIVRDKIPINSLYAAFMLDDGKTGYIWLARFAKTTADELEAALKDLHSQGMKRLILDLRSNAGGLLEQAVEVADKFIPAGQKLVYTRGRLTGADEDFFSTSNGDQPMKPMIVMISHGSASASEIVAGAIQDLDRGLVVGQTSFGKGLVQNQIGLKDGSALRLTVARYYTPSGRLIQRPYTGGLADYYAAAYDDEDANAPTAQPDSGRTVYKTRAGRTVFGGGGITPDSTLKAERITRFTNDLFGRRIFFELGSKYGTALRGRYTSFAIFRAQFSIGEEFTADLKEVLKKNKIEFNEEAYKRDEAFIKTMVKAEVARTLWDSKHYYQVLRSEDPEVIAAEALMPQAASILKQGGW; from the coding sequence ATGAATAAAAACATCCTTCGATTTCTGGGGCTGACGGTGGTTTGCCTGTTGATCGGCATCGCCTTCACCCGCGTGGGGGATAATGAAGCCTTTCCCCAGGACAACATCCGCGCGGACCTCGACCGATTTGTTGAGGTCTTCGCCTATGTCAAGCGCTATTATGTCGAGCCGGTGGAGAGTGACAAGTTGATCACCGGCGCTATTGAAGGCTTGCTGGCCAAGCTGGACCCCCACTCGGTTTACATCCCCAAGAAGAGTCTGGAGAAGGTGAATGAGCAATTCGAGGGCTCTTTTGAGGGCATCGGCATCGAATTTATCGTCCTGAACAAGGTCCTGACGGTGGTGTCGCCGATCCCCGGCGGGCCTTCGGAGGCGGTCGGGCTGCTGCCCGGCGACCAGATCGTACGCATCGATGGCGTTTCCGCCTATGGCATCACGGAGGATGAGGTCTTTAAAAAACTGCGCGGTCCCAAGGGCAGCCGGGTCAAGGTAACGGTTGCGCGTGCCAATCTGGCCGATCCCTTCGACGTGGAGATCGTTCGCGACAAGATTCCGATCAACAGTCTCTACGCCGCCTTTATGCTCGATGACGGCAAGACTGGGTACATCTGGCTGGCGCGGTTTGCTAAAACCACCGCCGATGAGCTCGAGGCCGCCCTCAAGGATCTGCACAGCCAGGGCATGAAGCGGCTCATTCTCGATCTGCGTTCCAACGCCGGCGGACTGCTGGAGCAGGCCGTGGAGGTGGCGGACAAGTTCATCCCCGCCGGACAGAAGCTGGTGTATACCCGCGGCCGTCTCACCGGGGCGGATGAGGATTTCTTCTCCACCAGCAACGGCGACCAGCCGATGAAGCCGATGATTGTCATGATCAGCCACGGATCGGCGAGTGCTTCGGAGATCGTCGCCGGTGCGATCCAGGACCTCGATCGCGGTCTAGTGGTCGGCCAGACCAGCTTTGGAAAGGGACTGGTCCAGAACCAGATCGGCCTCAAAGACGGTTCAGCGCTGCGGCTCACAGTAGCGCGATATTACACCCCGAGCGGACGTCTGATCCAGCGGCCCTATACCGGCGGACTGGCTGATTACTATGCGGCGGCATATGATGATGAAGATGCAAACGCCCCGACGGCCCAGCCTGATTCGGGGCGCACCGTCTACAAGACGCGCGCCGGCCGCACGGTTTTCGGCGGCGGCGGCATCACCCCGGACAGCACGCTGAAAGCGGAACGGATCACGCGGTTTACCAATGACCTCTTCGGCCGCCGGATCTTTTTTGAACTCGGCTCCAAATACGGCACCGCGCTGCGCGGCAGGTATACCAGCTTTGCAATTTTTCGTGCACAATTCAGCATCGGAGAGGAGTTCACGGCCGACCTCAAAGAGGTGCTAAAGAAAAACAAGATCGAATTCAATGAAGAGGCTTACAAGCGGGATGAAGCCTTCATCAAGACCATGGTCAAGGCGGAGGTAGCGCGCACCCTCTGGGACAGCAAGCATTATTACCAGGTGTTGCGCAGCGAGGACCCGGAGGTGATCGCTGCTGAAGCCCTGATGCCACAGGCCGCATCCATCCTCAAGCAGGGCGGATGGTGA
- a CDS encoding sigma-70 family RNA polymerase sigma factor, which translates to MITDEQKKRFEEIAFEYMDSLYSTALRMTRNTAEAEDLVQDTYLRAFRFFSKFEEGTNFKAWIFKILTNTFINKYRKKIRTPQQVQLDKVEFGLESEDEQKAVKEWGGFDEANYEELFDDDIKAALAQLSDEFRMVILLADVEGFAYKEIAEIIDRPIGTVMSRLFRGRRMLQKVLEKYARNEGYISSKRRPTGLRTV; encoded by the coding sequence GTGATCACCGATGAGCAAAAAAAACGGTTCGAAGAGATCGCATTTGAATATATGGACTCCCTTTACAGCACAGCGCTGCGCATGACTCGTAATACTGCGGAAGCGGAGGATCTCGTGCAAGACACCTATCTGCGTGCCTTCCGTTTTTTCAGTAAATTCGAAGAGGGGACCAATTTCAAGGCCTGGATCTTCAAAATTCTCACCAACACCTTCATCAACAAGTACCGAAAAAAAATCCGGACGCCGCAGCAGGTGCAGCTGGACAAGGTTGAATTTGGGCTCGAGAGCGAGGACGAGCAAAAGGCAGTCAAGGAGTGGGGCGGTTTTGACGAGGCCAATTACGAAGAACTCTTTGATGACGATATCAAAGCCGCTCTGGCACAGCTCTCCGATGAATTCCGCATGGTGATTCTGCTGGCCGATGTGGAAGGATTTGCCTATAAGGAGATTGCCGAGATCATCGATCGTCCGATCGGGACGGTGATGTCCCGGCTTTTCCGCGGTCGGCGGATGTTGCAGAAGGTTCTGGAAAAATATGCCCGCAATGAAGGTTATATCAGCTCCAAGCGAAGACCAACCGGTCTGAGAACCGTATGA